In Pseudoliparis swirei isolate HS2019 ecotype Mariana Trench chromosome 11, NWPU_hadal_v1, whole genome shotgun sequence, a genomic segment contains:
- the fut9a gene encoding 4-galactosyl-N-acetylglucosaminide 3-alpha-L-fucosyltransferase 9: protein MPSAPFHRILRPLLLGTFILGCFVTLCLMYFKPSTSWLSGPVESTVSTDRLKNLFSNKSDRNVTTLLIWLWPFGQTYDLGVCSSLFNIEGCLITADRNLYNKSDGIIIHHRDICTDLSNLPPLQRPSFQKWIWMNLESPSHSSQLPGIENLFNLTLNYRQDADIEVPYGSIVAAEGEEDFVPPSKNKLICWIVSNWNQDHVRVKYYNELYKHIEVHAYGQAFGEYISDQDYFPTIAGCKFYLAFENSIHKDYITEKLFNPLSVGSVPVVLGPPRQNYENFIQGDAFIHVDDFTSPKELADYLLLLDKNEEMYLRYFEWRRHFKVKKSYFWAEHTCLACDYLRRHKEYKAFNNLDKWYWGE from the coding sequence ATGCCATCTGCACCTTTTCACAGAATCCTACGACCCCTTCTGCTCGGCACTTTCATTCTGGGATGCtttgtgactctgtgtttgATGTATTTTAAACCATCCACCAGCTGGTTGTCGGGTCCTGTAGAGTCGACAGTGTCCACAGATCGGCTCAAGAACCTCTTCTCCAACAAGAGTGATAGAAACGTGACCACCTTGCTGATCTGGCTGTGGCCCTTCGGACAAACCTACGACCTGGGCGTGTGCAGCTCCCTCTTCAACATCGAAGGCTGCTTAATCACAGCGGACAGGAACCTCTACAACAAGTCGGATGGGATCATCATCCATCACAGAGACATCTGCACCGACCTGTCCAACCTGCCGCCGCTCCAGCGACCATCCTTCCAGAAGTGGATATGGATGAACTTGGAGTCGCCGTCGCACTCCTCCCAGCTGCCTGGGATCGAGAACCTGTTCAACCTGACTCTCAATTACCGTCAGGATGCTGACATCGAAGTGCCTTACGGGTCCATTGTAGCGGCGGAGGGCGAGGAGGACTTTGTCCCGCCCAGCAAAAACAAGCTGATCTGCTGGATTGTGAGCAACTGGAACCAGGACCACGTGCGGGTGAAATACTACAATGAGCTGTACAAACACATCGAGGTTCACGCGTACGGACAAGCCTTCGGGGAGTACATCTCGGACCAGGACTACTTCCCCACCATCGCCGGCTGCAAGTTCTACCTGGCTTTTGAGAACTCCATCCACAAGGACTACATCACTGAAAAACTGTTCAACCCGCTGTCCGTGGGCTCAGTGCCAGTGGTTCTGGGCCCGCCGAGGCAGAACTACGAGAACTTTATCCAAGGGGACGCCTTCATCCACGTGGACGACTTCACCTCGCCCAAGGAGCTGGCCGATTACCTGCTGCTCTTGGACAAGAACGAGGAAATGTACCTCAGGTACTTTGAGTGGAGGCGACACTTTAAAGTAAAGAAGTCCTATTTCTGGGCAGAGCACACATGCCTGGCTTGTGATTACCTGCGTCGGCACAAAGAGTACAAGGCATTCAATAACCTTGACAAGTGGTACTGGGGGGAGTAG